CTACAACGAGCCGCTGTTTCTCGGCAGCATCGCCGCCGGCGGCACCCTGGGCATTCTGATTCCGCCGTCCATCAATCTGGTGATCTATGGCGTGCTGACCAACACCTCGGTGCCCAAACTGTATCTGGCGGGCATCGTGCCGGGCCTGTTGATGGCCGCAATGTTCATGCTGATGATCATCGTGTGCTGCATCGTCAAACCGAAATGGGGCGGGCAACGGATCCAGGCGAGCTGGTCGGAGCGCCTCGCCAAGTTGGTTGATCTGGCGCCGCCGCTGGGTATCTTCCTGCTGGTCGTGGGCTCGATCTACGCCGGCATCGCCACGCCAACCGAAGCCGCCGCCCTGGGCGTGGTCGGCGCCCTGGTACTGGCCGCCTGCTTCCGGACCCTGAGCATCAAGATGCTGCGTGAGGTGGTGGAGGGCACGATGCGGGCCAGTGCGATGATCATGATCATCGTCATCGGCGCGGCGTTTCTGAACTTCGTCATGTCGGCGACCGGGCTGACCAATGCCATAACCGATAGTATCGTCGGGCTCAACCTGTCGCCCATGCTGATGTTGCTGGTGGTGGTGGTCTTCTATGTCGTCCTGGGCTGCTTCATGGAAACCCTGTCGATGATGATCACCACCATTCCGATCGTCGCGCCGATCATGATCGCACTTGGCTTCGACCCGATCTGGCTGGGTGTGGTGATCATCGTCCTGGTCGAAACCGCACTGATCACCCCGCCGGTGGGGCTCAACTTGTTCGTCGTGCAAAGTCTGCGCAAAAGCGGCTCGATGCAGGCGGTATTTCTCGGCGGCATGCCCTTTGTCGTCGCGCTCTTCCTGATGGTGGCCTTGCTCGCGGCATTCCCGGGCCTGGCCCTGTGGATGCCATCGGCATTTTCCAACTAGCGCGCCTTGGGTGCCGAGCGGTGGCCCGTGTGCCACTGCTCGGCCAAGTGTCGGCAGGCGGTGCGCTGTGCGTGAGAACAGAGGGCGGCGATGGCGGGCAGGTGCCGGATAAGGACGGCACGGGTGGCGATCACCGAGGGTGGGTCATACAGGCGTTGTTGGCTGGATCGTCAGCGCGCGAGTAGGTGGCTATTGGCACTACTTGACCTTACCGCGGTGGCAAGCTTTATCGTGATGCGGTGCACAGTCCATGAGGAGTTGCGATGCTCGAGCTGACAACTCCAGCGAAAACCGGCAGCCACTTTGTCAGCGCTGCCTTATCGCCTGCAACGTTATCCGATCAACCTAGCCAGCAGCCGAAGAGTCGGTGGCGCGTGGCGTTACTGGCTCCATATAGCTCAGCTTCTATTGTCGATGCGGAGGGTCTAGCGGCCTTGGCGCCGTTCGGGAACTTATTGTTGCCATGACGAAGTTGCCATGTTCATGGAGCGTTCTGTCCGCTTTATTCCCTTGCCGGAACAGTGAATCGGCTGCTTGTGCGGGAGGGGCAAGCCCCTGTTCGACAGGGGCTGTTCTAACCCGGGTTAATGGGTTAATAGGGAGAAGGAAATATGGGTGCGCCCGAATATCTCCAGCCTCTCGCTGATACGGGCTTTTATCTGCGCCATCAGTTAATCCTGACGCGCGACGGCCAGCCGTTCGGCAGCGAGATCAGGATCGTCATGGAGCCTGGCGTTGGTCGGCTGTCCCCGAGCAAGTTAGCCTGCATCTATAGCGAGATGCAGATGCATATCCAGTTGACGGCCTTCTTGCGAAACGACCCTGTGCTGCAGTCACAGAGTGACGTCACGCGGCGATTCGTCTGTATTGCCCAGGCCGATTTGGCGGACCAGGCGTTGCACGAAGAGTTGATTCAGGGGGGCGAAACCCTGAGTCAGTATGGGCAGAGGCTGGTGGTCACCATGGATGACCCGCCGGATCCAGACGCCAGCCCGGAATGCAGAATTAAGATAATCAAGCATATCTATGCAATGAAAGAGCATGGAGTCGAACTGGCGCTGGATAACTACAATCCGCTCCAGGGTGGCGTTGACATCAATATAGATCCGGATTTATTTGATTATATAAGGGTGCCTGTTTGCCGGCTTGAACGGCTCTATGGTCTAAGTCGCCAGGTGGAACTATTGGCCCTGGTTCATGAGCGGATAACTGTGCTCAAGCAGTGTGGTCAGACTTCGATTATTGCCGACAATATAACGCATGCTGAAAACCAACTACTGGCCCGCTCCCTGCCCTTTGATTACTTTCAAGGCGACGGTCTTGTGCCCGGCGGAAATGGTTAACGCCGTGCTATTTAAAGGTGACTACGGTGGATGTTGCTGACCCTTGGTGGTTTGTGGCTGGCCAAGGTAAACATGGCCTCCACGACACCGTCCGACTCACAGAACAGATGACAGTATCGAAAGCGGAGTGATCGTGATAAATCTAAGTGTGCATACAGTGCTGCATGTTCTCCTGGCCCTGTTTCTCGCTGTCGTCACTCAGGTCTCGATCGCCCGGGACAATATCGTGCTGACGGTAACCGACCCCGGCGGAACCTCGGTCGACTACGACCTGGCCGCGCTCGAGGCCATGGACAGTAGGTATCTGCTCACCCACACCTCCTGGACCGACGGGCTGCAGCGCTTCACCGGCGTGCGCGCCAGTCAGTTGCTGGCGGCGCTCGAGAAGTCGGGTTCGACCGTGCGGGCGCGGGCGCTCAACGATTACGAAGTCCGCATGAGCGTGAAGGACCTGACCGACTATCCGGTAATCATCGCCTACAAACGCAATGGCGAGTACATGACCATCCGCGACAAGGGACCGCTGTGGATCATCTTCCCCCAGGATGACCACCCCGAGCTGATAGGCCTGGAAACCGACCAGAAGATGGTCTGGCAACTGCGCCGGTTGGTCGTCGAATAGTGGCCGGCGAACGGCGCCCCATGCTCAGGCACTGGTGGCAGCAAAGCGGGATGTGGCGTCTGGTGCTGGCCCTGGTGGTCTTCCTGACGTCGCTCTACCTCTCCTATCGCGACCTGGGCCAGGCCAACAACCTCGCCGGCTTGCGCATTGCTCACCATACGCACACCCTGTTCAAGACCTACGAGGACGTCGAGCGGCTGATGCGCAGCCTGCGCCACTACGCGATGGATGATCCGATCTATGGGGTCAACCTGGAGAGCGTGCAGTTGGACTATGAACTGCTGGTCAGCCGCCTGCCGGTGTTCTATGACGGCGAGGCGAATCGCGAGTTGTCGGAGTCTGCCGAGGTGCGGGCAGCGGTCGACAGTCTCGCGGTCATGCTCGACTCGATCGAGCCGCTGATCGCCAACCTCAAGCCCGACCGGTATGACCCCGCCTATGCCTACGTCCAGTCATTGCTGCGCACGCCGCGGGTCCGGTTCCTGGAGTTGACCAAGCAGTACATGATGAACGCGCAATTGCGCAACGAGCAGATTATCAAGCACCTTGACCACACCCGAAACGACTGGGTGATCGCCGCGCCGGCGGTCAGCGGCGTGATCCTGCTGCTGATGTTCTTCCTGCAGTTGCGACGGTCGAGGATCCTCGCCAAGACCCTCGAGGCGGAGTCGCACAAGCTCGCACACCTGGCCGCCCATGACCCTCTGACCGCATTGCCCAACCGGGCGCTGCTGCAGGACCGGCTGTCCCAGGCTATCCGCCGTGCCCGTCGCGCAGGCGGGCGTTTCGCCGTGATGTTCCTCGACCTGGACCGCTTCAAGGCGGTGAACGACAGCCTCGGTCATGCTGCCGGCGACGAACTGCTGAAAACGTTGGCCGAGCGACTCGGCGCCTGCGTGCGGGAGGACGACACCGTGGCGCGCATCAGCGGTGACGAGTTCGTCCTGTTGATCGAGAACATCGGCGACGACAACGATGTGCTCGACGGCGTCGCCAACCGGGTCGCGACGCAACTGCGCACGCCTTTCCTGCTCGCCGGGCAGGAGCTGCTGGTCACCGGCAGTATCGGCATCAGCCTGTATCCCGAGCATGGCGAGGAGGCGGAACTGCTGCTGCTCAATGCCGATGCCGCCATGTACAGCTCCAAGGCGAATGGGCGCAACAGCATCCACGCCTACCAGGCAGAGATGAACGTTGGCAGCGTGGCGCGGCTGGAGTTG
The genomic region above belongs to Pseudomonas benzenivorans and contains:
- a CDS encoding putative bifunctional diguanylate cyclase/phosphodiesterase yields the protein MWRLVLALVVFLTSLYLSYRDLGQANNLAGLRIAHHTHTLFKTYEDVERLMRSLRHYAMDDPIYGVNLESVQLDYELLVSRLPVFYDGEANRELSESAEVRAAVDSLAVMLDSIEPLIANLKPDRYDPAYAYVQSLLRTPRVRFLELTKQYMMNAQLRNEQIIKHLDHTRNDWVIAAPAVSGVILLLMFFLQLRRSRILAKTLEAESHKLAHLAAHDPLTALPNRALLQDRLSQAIRRARRAGGRFAVMFLDLDRFKAVNDSLGHAAGDELLKTLAERLGACVREDDTVARISGDEFVLLIENIGDDNDVLDGVANRVATQLRTPFLLAGQELLVTGSIGISLYPEHGEEAELLLLNADAAMYSSKANGRNSIHAYQAEMNVGSVARLELSRDLHFALERGQLVLHYQPLVRLATGQIFGVEALLRWQHPTRGLLGPDEFIPLAEESGLILPIGEWVIRAACAQAIAWHQQGLPLLKMAVNLSALQFQQADLAQRVGATLEASGFPAELLELELTETQLMRNVDLAIAATQALRELGVGLAVDDFGTGYCSLIYLQRFPVSKLKLDRSFVQDALSKPRSAAIARSVISLGRSLGLEVLAEGIETPEQLVFLRAHGCGYGQGYLFSRPLATDQIAQLIQANLAAEAEVGEMRRFAPGALLLGG
- a CDS encoding TRAP transporter large permease, coding for MISVALIVLLTLIGLSIPIAAALGVLGLILDPLYSMLPLTRAIGELTWSSSTEFLLVAIPLFIMLGEILLRAGFAERMYSAMSLWLSWLPGGLMHANIGASTLFSATSGSSVATAATVGTVALPQIKRYGYNEPLFLGSIAAGGTLGILIPPSINLVIYGVLTNTSVPKLYLAGIVPGLLMAAMFMLMIIVCCIVKPKWGGQRIQASWSERLAKLVDLAPPLGIFLLVVGSIYAGIATPTEAAALGVVGALVLAACFRTLSIKMLREVVEGTMRASAMIMIIVIGAAFLNFVMSATGLTNAITDSIVGLNLSPMLMLLVVVVFYVVLGCFMETLSMMITTIPIVAPIMIALGFDPIWLGVVIIVLVETALITPPVGLNLFVVQSLRKSGSMQAVFLGGMPFVVALFLMVALLAAFPGLALWMPSAFSN